In Humulus lupulus chromosome 7, drHumLupu1.1, whole genome shotgun sequence, the following are encoded in one genomic region:
- the LOC133791304 gene encoding uncharacterized protein LOC133791304: protein MASNRDDSLQSISVRLDGKNYSYWNYVMKIFLKGKKMWGYVSGTLVKPTNDKADYATLLENWEVDNSKIITWINNSVEHSIGTQPAKYETAKEVWDHLARLCTQSNFAKQYQLESDIRALEQKYMSIQEFYSVMTDLWDQLALTESAELRAFAPYIARREEQRLVQFLMALRDDFEGLRGSILHRSPLPSVDSVVSELLADEIRLKSQAGKGILPAPSPSVLVVLPRHFTHHENKPHTKVGVDECSFCKQKGHWKAQCPKLVNRAPQQQRHQLRPPQFGNQPPHYGSQPQFGNHS, encoded by the coding sequence ATGGCAAGTAATAGAGATGATTCCCTTCAATCCATTAGTGTGAGGTTAGATGGAAAAAATTATTCTTATTGGAACTATGTGATGAAAATTTTTTTGAAAGGGAAAAAGATGTGGGGTTATGTTTCTGGAACTTTGGTTAAACCAACAAATGACAAAGCGGATTATGCAACTTTGCTAGAAAATTgggaagtggataattcaaaaattattacTTGGATAAACAACTCTGTAGAACACTCCATAGGTACCCAACCAGCCAAGTATGAAACAGCGAAGGAAGTTTGGGACCATCTTGCAAGGCTGTGTACTCAGTCTAACTTTGCAAAGCAATATCAATTAGAATCAGATATTAGAGCTCTTGAACAAAAATATATGAGTATTCAAGAGTTCTATTCAGTTATGACAGATCTATGGGATCAATTGGCCCTTACTGAATCTGCAGAATTACGAGCTTTTGCACCATATATTGCTCGTAGGGAGGAACAACGATTGGTTCAGTTTTTGATGGCACTTCGTGATGACTTTGAGGGACTCCGTGGCTCTATTTTGCATCGTTCTCCACTTCCTTCGGTTGATTCAGTAGTTAGTGAACTATTGGCAGATGAAATTCGTCTTAAGTCTCAAGCAGGAAAAGGCATCCTCCCAGCACCCAGTCCCTCTGTTTTGGTAGTTCTTCCTCGACACTTTACTCACCATGAGAATAAACCTCACACAAAGGTTGGAGTTGATGAATGCAGCTTTTGCAAACAAAAAGGTCACTGGAAGGCTCAGTGTCCTAAATTAGTAAATCGTGCACCTCAGCAACAAAGACATCAACTCAGACCTCCTCAATTCGGTAATCAACCGCCTCATTATGGTAGCCAACCACAGTTTGGCAACCACTCATAA
- the LOC133790525 gene encoding putative disease resistance protein At4g11170, which yields MGCCCSSNKNKYDVFLSFRGEDTRDNFTSHLCKALSQKKIKIYVDDMLERGDEISTALLKAIKKSRVSIIIFSENYASSSWCLDELVQILKCKKKNNKHRVIIPVFYGVDPSRLRSQHTKFVFSSKGSKAKRRAWREALNHAANISGWGSQNIRPESKLVEAIVEDVMKKLNRS from the exons ATGGGTTGTTGTTGTTCATCAAACAAGAATAAATATGATGTATTTTTAAGTTTTAGAGGTGAGGATACTCGAGATAATTTCACAAGTCATTTATGTAAAGCTTTGAGCCAGAAAAAGATCAAAAtctatgtagatgacatgctcgAGAGAGGAGATGAAATCTCAACCGCTCTTCTCAAAGCAATCAAGAAATCAAGGGTTTCGATTATTATTTTCTCGGAAAATTATGCTTCTTCCTCTTGGTGCTTAGATGAGCTGGTACAAATACTCAAatgcaagaaaaaaaataacaaacatAGAGTTATTATACCAGTCTTCTATGGTGTCGATCCTTCTCGACTACGAAGTCAACATACCAAGTTTGTATTCTCATCTAAAGGCTCCAAGGCTAAGAGACGTGCTTGGAGAGAGGCTTTGAATCATGCTGCAAATATTTCAGGATGGGGTTCACAAAATATTAG GCCAGAGTCCAAGTTAGTCGAGGCAATTGTTGAAGATGTGATGAAGAAATTGAATCGTAGTTAA